A genome region from Sphingobium sp. CR2-8 includes the following:
- a CDS encoding J domain-containing protein — protein sequence MGMLTLLIAAVAIWLIWTGKLQRMTAKDGMALGAALVGAVLAAKGKPVIGAPLLIGAALFFAKQGNAKAKVKARKRPAKPVQPPSGGDEKARARALLGVAPDADPGTIRAAHRRLIASVHPDKGGTEALAAQINAARDLLLDDQQQL from the coding sequence ATGGGCATGCTGACACTCCTGATCGCTGCGGTCGCGATCTGGCTGATCTGGACGGGGAAGCTGCAACGTATGACGGCCAAGGATGGTATGGCGCTGGGCGCCGCGCTGGTGGGTGCCGTGCTGGCGGCCAAGGGCAAGCCGGTGATTGGCGCGCCGTTGCTGATCGGTGCCGCGCTCTTCTTCGCGAAACAGGGTAATGCCAAGGCGAAGGTGAAAGCGCGCAAGCGGCCTGCCAAGCCCGTCCAGCCGCCATCCGGTGGCGATGAGAAGGCCAGGGCGCGTGCTTTGCTGGGTGTCGCGCCGGATGCCGACCCGGGCACGATCCGCGCCGCCCATCGTCGGCTGATCGCTTCGGTCCATCCCGACAAGGGCGGGACCGAAGCCCTCGCCGCGCAGATCAACGCCGCGCGCGATCTGCTGCTCGACGACCAGCAACAGCTGTGA
- a CDS encoding division plane positioning ATPase MipZ produces the protein MGNPQPHLIVFANEKGGTGKSTTAVHTAIALSALGHSVGMIDLDPRQRTVTRYMENRRETARRRGIELPMPDFDVFTGDNIGALDDQVVTLAAGKDFLVVDTPGRDDVFARHLAPHANTLVTPMNDSFVDFDLIGQVDPETFKVRRLSFYSELIFEARKERAKVDGVSIDWVVLRNRVQHHDARNKKRVGDALMELSRRVGFRVIPGLSERVIFRELFPSGLTLLDKGHLGELGVSHIAARQELREMVSGLALPTHDGVASMDLLGAA, from the coding sequence ATGGGCAATCCGCAGCCGCATCTCATCGTCTTCGCCAATGAAAAGGGCGGCACGGGCAAGTCGACCACGGCGGTCCACACCGCCATCGCCCTGTCCGCGCTCGGCCATAGCGTGGGGATGATCGATCTCGATCCGCGCCAGCGCACCGTCACCCGCTACATGGAAAACCGCCGCGAAACCGCGCGCCGACGCGGCATAGAGCTGCCCATGCCCGATTTCGACGTCTTCACCGGCGACAATATCGGTGCGCTGGACGATCAGGTGGTGACTCTGGCTGCTGGCAAGGATTTCCTGGTGGTCGACACGCCCGGCCGCGACGACGTCTTTGCGCGTCACCTCGCCCCCCACGCCAACACGCTGGTCACGCCGATGAACGACAGTTTCGTCGATTTCGACCTGATCGGACAGGTCGATCCGGAAACCTTCAAGGTCCGCCGCCTGTCCTTCTATTCCGAACTCATCTTCGAAGCGCGCAAGGAACGGGCGAAGGTCGACGGCGTCTCGATCGACTGGGTCGTTCTGCGCAACCGCGTCCAGCATCATGATGCGCGCAACAAGAAGCGCGTCGGCGACGCGCTGATGGAATTGTCCCGCCGCGTGGGCTTCCGCGTCATTCCTGGGCTTTCGGAACGCGTCATCTTTCGCGAACTCTTCCCCTCGGGCCTCACCCTGCTCGATAAGGGGCATTTGGGCGAACTGGGTGTCAGCCATATCGCCGCGCGTCAGGAATTGCGCGAAATGGTGTCGGGCCTTGCCCTGCCGACGCACGATGGGGTGGCGTCGATGGACCTGCTCGGCGCGGCCTGA